A single window of Sulfurimonas crateris DNA harbors:
- a CDS encoding glycosyltransferase family 2 protein has translation MKKIDYSIVVPVYRSKESLKILTQKVDELFNTKLQGKSFELIFVNDSPFDDATCKALEELHTQYKFVKTIEFTQNFGQQSAVLCGIANSLGEYVITMDDDMQHDPFDIPTLIQEDSHDIVIAKFKSKKHNAFKRITSSIKGYFDHIILGKPKHIKLTSFRLFNRVIADNMLKIGTSYPFIPALLFSVSKDIVNVEVPHYAREEGKSNYTLGKMIQLFTNLLINNSSLLLKWIGYLGLFLAFVSLVYAGVIVYRRVFFDIALQGWSSIMVAILFFGGMIMFTLGVIGEYLVRIIHTSENRPHYFVRKIRGGENE, from the coding sequence ATGAAGAAAATTGATTACTCAATAGTCGTACCAGTGTATAGATCAAAAGAGTCATTAAAAATTTTGACACAAAAGGTAGATGAACTTTTTAATACAAAATTGCAAGGTAAGAGTTTTGAACTTATTTTTGTCAACGACAGCCCTTTTGATGACGCTACATGTAAAGCATTGGAAGAGTTACATACGCAGTATAAGTTTGTAAAAACTATAGAGTTTACTCAAAACTTCGGGCAACAGTCCGCCGTGCTTTGCGGTATCGCAAACTCTTTAGGGGAATATGTCATCACTATGGATGATGATATGCAACACGACCCTTTTGATATCCCAACACTTATACAAGAAGACTCTCATGATATAGTTATAGCAAAATTTAAGAGTAAAAAACACAATGCTTTTAAGAGAATTACAAGCTCTATAAAGGGATATTTTGATCATATTATCTTAGGTAAGCCAAAGCATATCAAGCTTACATCTTTTAGACTTTTTAACAGAGTAATAGCAGATAATATGCTTAAAATCGGTACTTCGTATCCTTTTATCCCTGCACTTTTGTTTTCAGTTTCTAAAGATATTGTCAATGTAGAAGTACCTCATTATGCAAGAGAAGAGGGCAAAAGCAACTACACTTTAGGAAAAATGATACAGCTTTTTACAAACCTACTTATCAACAACTCCTCTTTATTGCTCAAATGGATTGGATACTTAGGACTCTTTTTGGCTTTTGTAAGTCTTGTTTATGCAGGTGTGATTGTGTATCGAAGAGTATTTTTTGATATTGCCTTGCAAGGGTGGAGTTCGATTATGGTTGCCATACTCTTTTTTGGTGGGATGATAATGTTTACTCTTGGTGTCATAGGGGAGTATTTGGTGCGGATTATCCATACTTCTGAAAATAGACCGCATTATTTTGTTAGAAAAATTAGGGGCGGTGAAAATGAATAG
- a CDS encoding type II toxin-antitoxin system RelE/ParE family toxin, whose amino-acid sequence MRLLYSQAAKEQLKNIKEYISKDNKEYARQYLIKIKSKLEILEEYPYIGKVNATFNIENIREFVVFGYKVIYKINQNSVYIMAIYKYIDFDETKVDI is encoded by the coding sequence ATGAGATTATTATATTCACAAGCAGCAAAAGAACAATTAAAAAATATCAAAGAGTATATTTCAAAAGATAATAAAGAGTATGCCAGACAATATCTAATAAAAATAAAGTCAAAGTTGGAAATACTAGAAGAGTATCCTTATATAGGGAAAGTTAATGCAACATTTAATATTGAAAATATTAGAGAATTTGTTGTTTTTGGTTATAAGGTAATTTATAAAATAAATCAAAATAGCGTTTATATAATGGCTATTTATAAATATATTGATTTTGATGAGACAAAAGTTGATATTTAA
- a CDS encoding WbqC family protein, whose product MKKVAILQSNYIPWKGYFDLINMVDEFIFYDEVQYTKNDWRNRNKIKTSQGIQWLTIPVRQESLEQKIKDSKITDKKWNIKHWRAISQNYTKTKYFKEYKDIFEELYLGCSEEYLSQINYKFIIAINEILGIDTKLSWSSDYELIGGQTERLINLCKQTDATHYLSGPAAKDYFDEELARTENIQVEWMDYSGYKEYEQLHLPFEHGVCILDLIFNQGDRAKEFMKSFDKS is encoded by the coding sequence GTGAAAAAAGTAGCAATTTTACAATCTAACTACATCCCATGGAAAGGTTATTTTGACCTTATAAATATGGTGGATGAGTTTATATTTTATGATGAAGTTCAATACACTAAAAATGACTGGCGAAATAGAAATAAAATAAAAACTTCTCAAGGTATTCAGTGGCTGACTATCCCCGTGCGACAAGAAAGTTTAGAGCAAAAGATTAAAGACAGCAAGATAACTGATAAAAAATGGAATATAAAGCATTGGCGAGCTATTTCACAAAACTATACCAAAACGAAATATTTCAAAGAGTATAAAGATATTTTTGAAGAGTTATACTTGGGATGTAGCGAAGAGTATTTGAGTCAAATCAACTATAAATTTATAATTGCTATAAATGAGATATTGGGTATTGATACAAAATTAAGTTGGTCAAGTGATTATGAGCTAATCGGTGGACAAACTGAACGGCTTATCAACCTTTGTAAACAAACGGATGCAACGCATTATCTAAGTGGTCCTGCTGCAAAAGACTACTTTGATGAAGAGTTAGCAAGAACTGAAAATATTCAAGTAGAGTGGATGGATTATAGTGGATACAAAGAGTACGAACAACTTCATCTACCTTTTGAACATGGAGTGTGTATTTTGGATTTGATATTTAATCAAGGCGATAGAGCAAAAGAATTTATGAAGAGTTTTGATAAAAGCTGA